The Deinococcus yavapaiensis KR-236 DNA window GTGAGCGACGCCCATCTGATCGGTCTCCGCGTAACGAACGCGCAGCACCGTCCAGAAATTCACGAAAGACGCTCCGAGGCGTCGTAGAACTCCAAGATCGGCGTGCGCCGCAGCTTCACCGTGCGTGCCACCTCGCGCTGCAAGCGACCTCGCGCTTGCTCCAAGGCCTCCATCAAGCCGCTCATGTCCCCGAGCGCCGACACGTACACGCGCGCCAAGCCGTAATCGCTCGTGACCGAAACGCGCTCGACCGTCACGATGAGCGGCACGCGCGGATCACGCAGCTCGGCGATCGCGCCCGACAGCGCCCGCATGAGCTGCGCCTCGACTTGTGCGGGCTTCAACGCGTTCCCCCCAGCCTCATCGTGTCGCCACCGATGCACGCGATGAAATGACGCCCGCGATGGACGACGCGATTTCGCGAATTTCCGCTTCGTCCGGCCCTTCCACCATCACGCGCACGAGCGACTCCGTCCCGCTGGCACGCAGATTCACGCGTCCCCGACCCGCGAGGCGGTCCTCGGCCGCGCGCACCGCCAACGCCACCTCCGGATCTTGCGACACGCCGTGCTTGTCGGCGACGCGCACGTTCACGAGCGTCTGCGGAAACATCACGAGCTCGGCGTACAACTCGTCAAGGCTCACGCCCGCTTCCAAGGAGGCCCGCAGCACTTGTAGGGCTGTCAGGACCCCGTCACCCGTCGGGCTGAGGTCGAGGAACAGCACGTGCCCGCTCTGCTCTCCCCCGAGGGTGAGTCCACGCTCCTTGAGGCGCTCGTGGACGTAGCGATCCCCGACGGCCGTGCGCTCCAGCCGCACGCCGAGTTCGGCGAGCTTCACTTCCAGCGCCATGTTCGCCATGATCGTCGTGACGACGGCTTCCTCACGGCGGGCCCGCGCGCCGAGCAGCAGCATGTGGTCGCCGTGCACGGCGTTTCCACGCGAATCGACGAAAAGCGCCCGATCGGCGTCGCCATCGAAGGCCACGCCGAGATCGAAGTCACCTTCACGCACGAGCTTCGCCAGCGTGTCGAGGTGCGTCGAGCCGCACCCCCGATTGATGTTCTTCCCGTCAGGCGTCGTGAACACCGCGAAGACGTCCGCGCCCGCCCGTTGAAATACCTTGGGCGCCACGCGGTACGCCGCGCCGTTCGCGCAGTCCATCGCGACGCGCAGGCCCGACAAGTCAGGAGCGAGAGACAGCAGAAAGTCGACGTACAGCCGCTCGGCCTCCGTGTAGTCCGTGACGCTTCCGAGGGCGATGCCCGTGATGGGAGGCAAGTCCGCCAGCGAGTCCATCATCGCCTCGACGCGCGCCTCCAATTCGTCGGACAGCTTTTCACCGCTGGCGCCGAAGAACTTGATTCCGTTGTCTTCATACGGATTGTGAGACGCCGAGATCACGACGCCCGCCGACGCGCCCAAATGCCGCGTGAGGTAACTGACGCCCGGCGTGGGCAGCACGCCGACGTGAACGACGTTCACGCCCCGAGCTGTCAGACCGGCTGCCAGGGCGGCTTCGAGCATGTCACCGCTTTGCCGTGTGTCCTTCCCGATCACCACGGTGGGGCGTCCACCTTCCGCCTTCAACACTTCCGCTGCCGCCGCGCCAAGTTGCATGACCCACGCGGACGTCAACGGGAATTCACCGGCGACCGATCTTACCCCGTCGGTGCCGAAATACTTCCGACTCGTCATGACGGCATGATAACGTCATCAGGTCGACGCGTTCGATGACAAATTGAGCTCGAAGTGCAAAGCGTAGGGAAGCAGCGTCGAATTCAAGGCACGAACAATGTTCATGATGGGCGTGTTTGTCGAAGCGACGACGCCGGACAACACGTCGACATCGTGCGTCGCTGCCCACTGGTGCACCTTTCTTCGTAGAAGGCTGTTCACGCCGCTGTTGCGCTCCTCGGGAGCAGTTCCTACTGTCACATAGTGCAGTGTCCTGGGCTCTTTGCGGATCAGCGCAGCTGCCGAGACGAGGCGTCCGTCGGCCTTCAAGACGTAGGCCGAAACCCGGTCCTGCTTGGCAAGGCGATACCACGACGAGATTGTCACTTGTGCTCGTGCGGAGTTCACCTCTCCAGTCGCTTCTCGAAGCGACGCCACGAGCAACGCGACAAACTCTTGCTGCAACGCGGCGTCCGGCATTCCTATCAATGCTCGATAGCCGCTCGCATCTGCTTGGTCGGCGCTTTGCTCGAACTTTTGCGACAGGGGCGCCATGACATGTCGGCGGTGTTCGAACAGCTCGGATGTCACTGCAAAGTGCCGGCGCCGATACAACGCCTCTTGCCATGATGCAGGATCAACAGCTGCCTGCAGCGTACGAATCGACCGAGCCTGCAACTCGGCCAACAAGGCTCGGAACAATTGATCTTCAGGGGGGTTCGCGCGAGCCTCCTCGCGCAAGAATACGCTTACCCGAACAATCGGAAGATCGACTCCTGCCGACTCGAAGAGGCACCCGCCGAGAAGTTCCTGACCCGCTTGCACGACTAGACCACCGGACACGATGCCAGGGAGTTGGCGATATAACAGCGCGTTGAGCCCGCGATCGGTCAAGGAAGCGCCGGGGTCAACCTCTCGCGACAATCGCAGAAACGCCTCGAACAAGGACGGAGCCAAAGGACGAACAAGAAGTGAATCTTGAGATCCATTCATATAGCGCGTCAGCCTTGAGGAGACAGGGGTGGTACTTGCAGTGCGAACGTCAGCGTGCTGGGCTGCAAGTTGAATCCGAGCGTCTCAATGATGTTCAGCATAGGTAAATTGTTGGCATCAACTGCGCCATGCAAAGACTCGTATCCTTGGAAGGCTGCCCAACGGTAGATGCCGAGCGCCATTACACTGAGCGCTCCCGTACCACGCGATGATGAGAGTACGCCTTGGCCCTCGAAGCGCAAGTGATTCTCACGGGTCAATATCCGCATGATTGAGGCGGCAACCATTTCCGACTCTTTACCGACGAACAGGTACAATCGCTCCTTAGGCCGCAAGGTGTACCAAGCGTCCAGCAGAGCACGCGCCCGCCGGTCATCAGGATCACGCGTCGCGTCCCGCATGGTTGCAATTACTAGGCGATTGAACTCAGCACGGTACTTCTCAGGCAATGTCCGTGTCACGTAGCAACGGTAGCCCTGTGCATCCCCACGCCGAGCAATTGCGACAAGTCGCTCGGGCTCAGGCGCCTTTACAGCACGTACGGCCTCGTACGTAGACACATTTGATTGAAATCCGTGCTGATGAAAGAAGCTCTCCTCCCACGAGCCGACGGGCGCGCGTGCACGTAATTCTCGGGCTCGCGCCCAGCGTGCGGCGGTGAGGAGTTCCGAGAATAAAATGCTCTGGTACTCCGCAGTCCGGGCACCAGGATGCAGCAGAACGTCGACCGAGACCGTGCTGGTAGAGTGCGCCCGGTCAAGCACAAACGCCCCAACCAGCTTCTTTTCTTGAATCAGCAATGACACACCAGGAACTCCACGCGTTGACGGACCACCCAATAATTCGGCAAGCCGATCCTTCGTCGTTCGTGCCTCGGGGCGAACTTGCTGCAGCAATGTCAAGTAGGCGTCGTAATTGTCGGGTATGAGCGGACGAACGCTCACGGGCGGACGGGAAGCCTGAAGCATGCATGAATATTAGCGCGTTCGAACGACCTTCAGACGCGAGCACTAACAAAGAAGAGAACCCACCCTCAGGTGGGTTCTCCGAGTCCAGCTCGATCTCTTCGAAGCTTAGAAGCCGGGGAAGATGATGATCGGGGTGCTGTTGAAGAAGAGGCGGAGCGTGGGTTCCGTTTGTGTCGGCGCCACCACGTTGCCGCTCGTCGCGGGGAAGAACGTGATGTCGTTGGCAATGTTCGAGACATTCGACGTGTTACGGAAGGTGAAGGTCACTTTGCCCGAGGTCGCGCTGTTCGTGACGGTGCCAACCGTCGAGGACGGAATCGCGAAGAAGTTGTTGCCGAGGTTGAGACCGACCGGCTCACCTTGCGCGTAGCCCGCGGGCACTGAGAGCACCGCGTCCAGCTTCACTTGGTCCGCCGCAAGGATCTCATAGTCGTTCGCCGCGCTGTACCCAGCGACACCGTCGACATCTACGTACGCTTGCACCGTGAAGGTGTAGGTGTTCGTGGGCGTCAGACCCGTGAAGTTGTTGAGGCCACCCGAAACCGAACCGGCAACCGTGGCGTTGTTCGAGTCGACGATGGTCGTCGAGGTGAGCACCGGCCGGAAGTTGATGAGGTTCGTAACCGCATTGTACGCAGCCGCGCCCGAGCCGTTGACGTAGATCTGACCACTACCAGGGGTGAGCGAAGTGACGCTGAACGAGCCCGTGCCGTTGGTGAGTGTCACGAGTTGCGTGGTAGTCAGGGCAGACGTGGCGGGCGTAAAGTCGAAGGCTGGGTTGTTGGAGGATACTTCGACCGTGCCGTTGAACGGCAGACCGAACTGGTCAACCGCACCCGTGATGTTGAAGGTCGTGGTGGACGCCACCGGACGATCGAGTTCGCTATCGGCCGTACCGTCAACATCGGCAGCTGCCGTCGCGACGTTGAAGAACGCCACGGTGCTCGGCAGGTTGTCGCGAACGGTCGTCGGCTCCGCCTTGAGGAGGGGGCCGCCCGTAGTGTTCTCTTCGAAGTCGAGGGTCGTGCGAGCGTCGTCGTCGCCGGCGACGCGGCCTTCCACGACGTACTCGAACAGCAGTTCTTGACCCGGGTTGAGGAAGTTGGCGTTCACTTGCGTGCTGCCGTCAGCCGCCACGTTGACCGTGATGACTTGGCCGGGAGCGCCGCTGAGGATACCCGAGCCAGCGCCATCGAGGTCGAGCGAGTCGGCGAGGACAGGGGTGCCCGTGCCCGTGCGCTCGACGCCGTTGACGAGGACGACGTTCATGTTGGAGTACGTCGCAACGCGCGGCAGAGCGTTGGTGATGCGAACGTTCGTCGCCGGACCGTCGCCGTAGTTGCCGTGGCGGATCTTGTACTCGAACGTGCCACCAATCGGGAAGACTTCGGCGTTGACGTTGCCGAAAACTTCCGCAAGGGGGCTCGATTCGGGGTTGGAGCGGATGTTCTTGTAGTAGTTATCGCCCGGATTGAACTCATTGATGAGATCCGCATCGCCCGTTGTAAGCGTGAAGACATCACCGGCGGCGTCAGGCGCGTTATCGCTGAGTTCCGTGTCGAACGAGGGGCCAGCGATGACTTCGACGTCGGCGCAGTCGGCGAGGAAGTTCGGCGCGCCGTTGAGGACGGTGCGGCGAGCGCCGGGGCGCGTGGTCTGCGGCAGGGAGAAGCTGTCCGGCTCGACGCGTTGCGAGAGACGCTCGGTGAAGAGGCCACCGATCGCGGCAGGAGACACGTTGTAGAAGGGGTACGCGTCGCGAACGATTTCGCCAGCCGCGAGGGGGATGTTGATGCGCTGGTTGAGGTTGTTCGCGAAGAGCTGGACGCAGTTGACGTCGTCGAAGACACCCGTCTCATTCGCGCGGAACGAGGTGGTCGCCGTGCGAGTTTGACCGAGCGCCAGGTTGCCGAGGTCGAACGTAACCGTACGGTCGTTGAGGTTGACCGAGCCGGGGTTCTGCGTGATCGGACCCGTAGCGGGCGCAAGGTTCGAGTTGACGTAGTCAATTTGCGTGCCGAACGAGTCGACAATGCGCGCCGAGTAGGCCGTCATTTCGTTGAGGTAGTCGGCGGCGGTGCGCGGGCTGCTCTTGAGCGCGGCGTAGCCGGAGTCACCGAGCGTCGCACGGTCGATGTTGCTGGCCGTGATTCGGTACGTGACTTGGTCGTTCAGGCGCAGCGTGCCGCTCGGGGAGATCTGGCGCTTGTCGATGGCGATGAACGGACGCACGACGTTGATGTCGAAGTCGGCGCGATCTTCCGCAGCTTCCGCCGAGGTGACGACGACGCTGTTCGTGACTTGGTACGGGTCGTTGTACTCGCGAGTGAGGATCGGGCGACGATCGCCAAACGCGCCGTTGCCTGTAAGGCCGTCCACAACGCCATCTTGGTTGTTGTCGTTCCAGACGTAGCCGGGCTTGTGGCGCGGGTAGACGGTGACGGTGAGCGTTACTTCGTCGGCGCCGCCAGGAGCGTTGTCGT harbors:
- a CDS encoding ribosome-binding factor A → MKPAQVEAQLMRALSGAIAELRDPRVPLIVTVERVSVTSDYGLARVYVSALGDMSGLMEALEQARGRLQREVARTVKLRRTPILEFYDASERLS
- the glmM gene encoding phosphoglucosamine mutase, encoding MTSRKYFGTDGVRSVAGEFPLTSAWVMQLGAAAAEVLKAEGGRPTVVIGKDTRQSGDMLEAALAAGLTARGVNVVHVGVLPTPGVSYLTRHLGASAGVVISASHNPYEDNGIKFFGASGEKLSDELEARVEAMMDSLADLPPITGIALGSVTDYTEAERLYVDFLLSLAPDLSGLRVAMDCANGAAYRVAPKVFQRAGADVFAVFTTPDGKNINRGCGSTHLDTLAKLVREGDFDLGVAFDGDADRALFVDSRGNAVHGDHMLLLGARARREEAVVTTIMANMALEVKLAELGVRLERTAVGDRYVHERLKERGLTLGGEQSGHVLFLDLSPTGDGVLTALQVLRASLEAGVSLDELYAELVMFPQTLVNVRVADKHGVSQDPEVALAVRAAEDRLAGRGRVNLRASGTESLVRVMVEGPDEAEIREIASSIAGVISSRASVATR
- a CDS encoding GNAT family N-acetyltransferase; amino-acid sequence: MNGSQDSLLVRPLAPSLFEAFLRLSREVDPGASLTDRGLNALLYRQLPGIVSGGLVVQAGQELLGGCLFESAGVDLPIVRVSVFLREEARANPPEDQLFRALLAELQARSIRTLQAAVDPASWQEALYRRRHFAVTSELFEHRRHVMAPLSQKFEQSADQADASGYRALIGMPDAALQQEFVALLVASLREATGEVNSARAQVTISSWYRLAKQDRVSAYVLKADGRLVSAAALIRKEPRTLHYVTVGTAPEERNSGVNSLLRRKVHQWAATHDVDVLSGVVASTNTPIMNIVRALNSTLLPYALHFELNLSSNAST
- a CDS encoding DUF11 domain-containing protein; its protein translation is MKSLKFASIALTTAMALAACSQGPTAPSTGTVAVDFQGDLNNVSVPVSAFTTIPNSITGSVDDGEQFTVPAGSYTFTLPAQIVVGGVTYVRANGETGTDTVTVVAGQSSTVSLNYVRQQNNTTTGTLATTITGVTGVTVSGTLTSTSAGSQPQTITLGTPVANLAPGTYTLTVANVASGGTTYAPAQTSYPITITAGQTTTQNIVYTAQQNNPVNNANIAIVLTGVSSTNVTIRTTGTTPTTVFQGTAGTGSVIPVPAGTYDVVVDQTVNAGGVQFTIPQANATRRVTVVANGTASAAFDYTRTVTPGQVITGITLSSVTDAEGVALPLVPEVNSNKNVQIGASQTEESVFVTARVTGANGPIANAVLFVDPQYSALSGTSATVIPGHVRVNDNVATPLKTQAVGGPVQIVTDANGIARFTVYAANGRLEPVGGSNDPITGTISDIVKFVVSGATVGSDGSVTPGAALTEFKMFFQNISHLYAYNDFVDGSAGDDDSGLFQATGRRTGTTIQLGRAAFRPTENREAYLQTAFYQKQPQDGLFVPTLPFRSKLPQVAQPGDTTDDGIIDDVRTGYVVYQLNNTTNYFFSGGCDYTAVSATGTGNFSNFASSGQFIPSGAFNTNLNGASNTGYCVDVDGSGVTLGVTNSTDLNVINNLPGAQIAANVTATYVYTQDFGNTTYAFPLKSYNATRTLFGAALDIVKSGPTVITWAGSNANRDDVTLPATGSAAKNYTYTITVRNTNANPITNVVVTDELPAELGYVSSPAGGTYDPVLHEVTFTQTQVPALASLAANDNAPGGADEVTLTVTVYPRHKPGYVWNDNNQDGVVDGLTGNGAFGDRRPILTREYNDPYQVTNSVVVTSAEAAEDRADFDINVVRPFIAIDKRQISPSGTLRLNDQVTYRITASNIDRATLGDSGYAALKSSPRTAADYLNEMTAYSARIVDSFGTQIDYVNSNLAPATGPITQNPGSVNLNDRTVTFDLGNLALGQTRTATTSFRANETGVFDDVNCVQLFANNLNQRINIPLAAGEIVRDAYPFYNVSPAAIGGLFTERLSQRVEPDSFSLPQTTRPGARRTVLNGAPNFLADCADVEVIAGPSFDTELSDNAPDAAGDVFTLTTGDADLINEFNPGDNYYKNIRSNPESSPLAEVFGNVNAEVFPIGGTFEYKIRHGNYGDGPATNVRITNALPRVATYSNMNVVLVNGVERTGTGTPVLADSLDLDGAGSGILSGAPGQVITVNVAADGSTQVNANFLNPGQELLFEYVVEGRVAGDDDARTTLDFEENTTGGPLLKAEPTTVRDNLPSTVAFFNVATAAADVDGTADSELDRPVASTTTFNITGAVDQFGLPFNGTVEVSSNNPAFDFTPATSALTTTQLVTLTNGTGSFSVTSLTPGSGQIYVNGSGAAAYNAVTNLINFRPVLTSTTIVDSNNATVAGSVSGGLNNFTGLTPTNTYTFTVQAYVDVDGVAGYSAANDYEILAADQVKLDAVLSVPAGYAQGEPVGLNLGNNFFAIPSSTVGTVTNSATSGKVTFTFRNTSNVSNIANDITFFPATSGNVVAPTQTEPTLRLFFNSTPIIIFPGF